One window from the genome of Acidobacteriota bacterium encodes:
- a CDS encoding histidine kinase, with protein MDRRLHLLIWLLPALAACTPAVNPMTRVTSWHYTSEEVAGAAADVDLSAWTEAAPWQLPQGEGVLWLRTEIELPRTTTPQAVMVSMLAAHEVYWDGQLLGRSGKVGLQASSEVPGRIRELHPLPAQLAGSGKHQIALRLSTWRAGFLPANRFYGVVVGDQRALAEGPLRAALWPAACSGALVIGGLFFLSLGLADRQRSADRLFGLLCLSAAAQAGAESVRLWLDYPYDWHFARLLAIFAFAWLTGTLLVLFVSRITNTARPGRWVALAAASSLLTALLLAGWDPKTLAVLVIHLVIAFGLALVGIRRRSRGALLIATGIAACLALFLSNPLGFLDLPLFVGEGLLVLALAIAHSLQSRQQRRAHDEAQLTAVRLELELLKRYLNPHSLMNSLNSLAEVFESEPERAGSAIEALAHEVRTLGRMADQRFVTVAEELALCRAHLEVMGLRHDRRFELEAEVEGDRRIPPAIFHTLVENALTHGAAAVARRPLRLSQALQGPDLVYRFEAPTAPPASPTAPPGGGLRYIEARLGESYGERWNLHHGEARPTAEIPTWITTITVPATP; from the coding sequence ATGGATCGTCGCCTCCACCTACTGATCTGGCTGCTCCCGGCGCTGGCCGCCTGCACCCCGGCAGTCAACCCCATGACCAGGGTGACCTCGTGGCACTACACCTCCGAGGAGGTCGCCGGCGCGGCAGCGGACGTCGACCTGTCGGCCTGGACCGAGGCCGCCCCTTGGCAGCTACCGCAGGGCGAGGGAGTGCTCTGGCTGAGGACCGAGATCGAGCTTCCCCGGACCACCACACCGCAGGCGGTGATGGTCTCCATGCTGGCGGCTCACGAGGTCTACTGGGACGGCCAACTACTGGGACGATCCGGCAAGGTCGGCCTGCAAGCCAGCAGCGAGGTGCCGGGACGCATCCGCGAGCTGCATCCCCTGCCAGCGCAGCTCGCCGGCTCCGGCAAACACCAGATCGCGCTGCGCCTTTCGACCTGGCGGGCTGGCTTTCTACCGGCGAACCGGTTCTACGGCGTCGTGGTGGGTGACCAGCGAGCCCTCGCCGAGGGCCCGCTGCGCGCTGCCCTCTGGCCGGCCGCCTGCAGCGGTGCGTTGGTCATCGGCGGCCTGTTCTTTCTCAGCCTCGGGCTCGCCGACCGTCAGCGCTCGGCGGACCGCCTGTTCGGCCTGCTGTGCCTCTCAGCGGCCGCCCAAGCCGGCGCCGAGTCGGTACGCCTCTGGCTCGACTATCCCTACGACTGGCATTTCGCCCGTTTGCTGGCGATCTTCGCCTTCGCCTGGCTCACCGGCACCCTGCTGGTTCTCTTCGTCAGCCGCATCACGAACACCGCGCGCCCCGGCCGCTGGGTCGCGCTGGCGGCGGCCTCCTCCCTGCTCACCGCGCTGCTCCTCGCCGGCTGGGACCCGAAGACCCTCGCCGTCCTCGTCATCCATCTCGTGATCGCTTTCGGCCTCGCCCTCGTCGGCATCCGCCGGCGGTCCCGCGGTGCCCTGCTGATCGCCACCGGCATTGCCGCCTGCCTCGCCCTCTTCCTGTCGAATCCACTGGGATTCCTCGACCTGCCGCTGTTCGTCGGCGAAGGGCTGCTCGTTCTCGCCCTGGCGATTGCACACAGCCTGCAAAGTCGCCAGCAGCGTCGCGCCCACGACGAGGCCCAGCTCACCGCCGTGCGACTCGAGCTCGAGTTGCTCAAGCGCTACCTCAACCCCCACTCTCTGATGAACAGCCTGAACAGTCTCGCCGAGGTCTTCGAAAGCGAGCCGGAGCGCGCCGGCAGCGCCATCGAGGCCCTGGCTCACGAAGTCCGCACCCTCGGTCGCATGGCCGATCAACGCTTCGTCACGGTGGCCGAGGAGCTCGCCCTCTGCCGGGCGCACCTCGAGGTCATGGGCCTCCGCCACGACCGACGGTTCGAGCTCGAGGCGGAAGTCGAGGGCGACCGCCGGATTCCTCCGGCGATCTTTCACACCCTGGTCGAGAATGCCCTCACCCACGGCGCCGCCGCCGTGGCACGCCGACCATTGCGCCTCAGCCAAGCGCTGCAAGGTCCCGATCTGGTCTACCGATTCGAGGCGCCGACAGCACCGCCTGCTTCGCCCACGGCGCCACCCGGCGGCGGCCTGAGGTACATCGAAGCTCGCCTGGGAGAAAGCTACGGTGAGCGCTGGAACCTGCACCACGGAGAGGCGAGGCCGACGGCAGAAATCCCCACCTGGATCACCACCATCACCGTGCCGGCGACGCCATGA
- a CDS encoding TIGR01777 family oxidoreductase has protein sequence MRVVVPGGSGQVGTLLARALHGEGHEVTVLSRRPAATPWSTRTWDGKTRGDWCAAIDGCDAVINLAGFSVDCRYNRRNRERILNSRLDSTRVVGEAIVDSAAPPPVWLQMSTATIYAHRFDASNDEESGEIGGGEPGAPRSWDFSIEVAQRWEQAALAAPTPETRKVLLRTAMVMSPDAGGIFDVLLGLTRRGLGGRSGSGRQFVSWIHGEDFVDAVRWLIDHREVRGVVNLAAPEPLPNGEFMAALRHAWGARWGLPATAWMLEIGALILRTETELVLKSRRVVPGRLLAEGFEFRYPNWPEAARELCREWRRRRAQEA, from the coding sequence ATGAGAGTCGTCGTGCCCGGTGGCAGTGGTCAGGTGGGCACTTTGCTGGCCCGCGCTCTGCACGGTGAGGGGCACGAGGTCACCGTGCTCAGCCGCCGGCCGGCGGCGACGCCCTGGTCGACGCGGACTTGGGACGGCAAGACTCGCGGCGACTGGTGCGCCGCCATCGATGGCTGCGATGCGGTCATCAACCTGGCCGGTTTCTCCGTCGACTGCCGCTACAACCGGCGCAATCGCGAACGCATCCTGAATTCGCGCCTCGACTCCACCCGGGTGGTGGGAGAGGCGATTGTCGATTCTGCGGCTCCGCCGCCGGTCTGGCTGCAGATGAGCACCGCCACCATCTACGCCCATCGCTTCGACGCCTCCAACGACGAGGAGTCGGGGGAGATTGGAGGCGGCGAGCCGGGCGCGCCCCGTTCCTGGGACTTCAGCATCGAGGTCGCCCAGCGCTGGGAGCAAGCAGCGCTGGCGGCGCCGACCCCCGAGACCCGCAAGGTCCTGCTGCGCACGGCGATGGTGATGAGCCCCGACGCCGGCGGCATCTTCGACGTTCTGCTCGGTCTGACTCGCCGCGGTCTCGGTGGCCGATCCGGCAGCGGACGCCAGTTCGTCTCTTGGATCCACGGTGAGGACTTCGTCGACGCCGTGCGCTGGCTGATCGACCATCGGGAGGTCCGCGGCGTGGTCAACCTGGCGGCTCCGGAACCGCTCCCCAACGGCGAGTTCATGGCGGCATTGCGCCACGCCTGGGGAGCCCGTTGGGGCCTGCCAGCGACCGCCTGGATGCTGGAGATCGGGGCCCTCATCCTGCGCACCGAGACCGAGCTGGTCCTCAAGAGTCGCCGCGTCGTGCCGGGCCGCCTGCTCGCCGAGGGGTTCGAGTTCCGCTATCCCAATTGGCCGGAAGCTGCCCGTGAGCTCTGCCGGGAGTGGCGCCGCCGGCGTGCGCAGGAAGCATGA
- a CDS encoding DMT family protein — protein MSILTRTILLLVISNLFMLTAWYLHLKLLNHRPWYIASAVSWGIAFFEYTVHIPANRIGHEVMSLSQLQILQVGMSLLLFIPFSIVVMGSPIKTDYLWAAACLAGAAYFIFR, from the coding sequence ATGTCCATCCTGACCCGCACGATCCTGCTGCTGGTGATCTCCAATCTCTTCATGCTGACGGCTTGGTATCTCCACCTCAAGCTGCTCAATCACCGTCCCTGGTACATCGCCTCGGCGGTGAGCTGGGGCATCGCATTCTTCGAGTACACGGTGCACATCCCGGCCAATCGCATCGGCCACGAAGTGATGAGCCTGTCGCAGCTTCAGATTCTTCAGGTCGGGATGTCCCTGTTGCTGTTCATTCCCTTCTCGATCGTGGTGATGGGTAGTCCGATCAAGACCGACTACCTGTGGGCCGCGGCTTGTCTGGCGGGCGCCGCCTACTTCATCTTCCGCTGA
- a CDS encoding DUF1304 domain-containing protein — translation MEVACKALVALVAIEHLYFLVLEMFQWTSPRGRRIFGTTREFAEASKALAANQGLYNGFLAAGLIWGLLHPSPAVGAQIQLFFLACVVVAAIFGGATVNRRILFVQGLPALLALACRLLLP, via the coding sequence ATGGAAGTCGCCTGCAAAGCTCTGGTCGCGTTGGTCGCGATCGAGCATCTCTATTTCCTCGTTCTCGAGATGTTCCAGTGGACCAGCCCGCGGGGCCGAAGGATCTTCGGAACCACCCGCGAGTTCGCCGAAGCATCGAAAGCTCTGGCCGCCAACCAGGGGCTCTACAACGGCTTTCTGGCGGCCGGCTTGATCTGGGGCTTGCTCCATCCGTCGCCGGCGGTCGGGGCCCAGATTCAGCTGTTCTTTCTCGCCTGTGTGGTGGTGGCGGCGATTTTCGGCGGTGCCACCGTCAACCGCCGCATTCTGTTCGTCCAGGGGTTGCCGGCACTCCTCGCCCTCGCCTGCCGGTTGCTGCTGCCTTAG
- a CDS encoding M3 family oligoendopeptidase, which yields MTITETPQVASEYQLSGWDLSELLPDTASDEVDRRIADLEAAVQAFEGRRDGLQPTMDRQQFLATVQAFEGIFEQFDTLLGYASLWFSADTQSRAAQSFRNRIDQVVTGLHNRILFFEVWWKSLDDAAAEALLPTVDEHADHRHFLSDLRRAKPFTLAETSEQLVNLKDSNGIEAVMTLYSMLTNRLEYHLDVDGEEQVLTRDALMGYVYSPRPELREAAYRELYRTYEREATILGQIYINRVRDWSAENLDLRGFASPIAVRNLRNDIPDQAVEVLLEVAAENAHIFRRYFRMKAGWLGLERLRRYDLYAPITPSDREISYQDAVSSVLATFRQFHPTVADLAERVFRDNHIDSEIRKGKRGGAFCSTVLPRFTPWVLVNYNGRVRDVATLAHELGHAVHSMLAEHHSCFTQHASLPLAETASVFAEMLMTDRLLRAEQDPLARRELLASALDDFYATVMRQAYFVRFEIAAHEAVRSGASVDELNNLYMAGLEHQFGDSIEVASEFQYEWLSIPHIFHTPFYCYAYSFGQLLVLSLYRRYLEEGEAFKPGYLKLLSYGGSARPEEILTEAGIDMTDADFWRGGFRLVEDRVDELAALES from the coding sequence ATGACGATTACCGAAACTCCTCAGGTAGCCTCCGAATACCAGCTCTCCGGTTGGGATCTCTCCGAGCTCTTGCCGGACACGGCGAGCGACGAAGTCGATCGCCGAATCGCCGACCTCGAGGCCGCCGTCCAGGCCTTCGAAGGTCGCCGCGACGGCCTCCAGCCGACCATGGATCGCCAGCAGTTCCTGGCCACGGTGCAGGCCTTCGAAGGCATCTTCGAGCAGTTCGACACCCTCCTCGGCTACGCCTCCCTGTGGTTCTCGGCGGACACCCAGTCGCGCGCCGCCCAGAGCTTTCGCAACCGCATCGACCAGGTGGTCACCGGCTTGCACAACCGCATCCTGTTCTTCGAGGTGTGGTGGAAGTCCCTCGACGACGCGGCCGCCGAGGCCCTGCTGCCGACGGTCGACGAGCACGCCGACCACCGCCACTTCCTGTCGGACCTGCGGCGCGCCAAGCCATTCACCCTGGCGGAGACCTCGGAGCAGCTTGTCAACCTCAAGGACAGCAATGGCATCGAGGCGGTGATGACCCTCTACTCGATGCTCACCAACCGCCTCGAGTACCACCTCGACGTCGACGGTGAAGAGCAGGTTCTGACCCGCGACGCCCTGATGGGCTACGTCTACTCGCCGCGGCCGGAGCTCCGCGAGGCGGCCTATCGCGAGCTCTACCGGACCTATGAGCGCGAGGCCACGATCCTCGGTCAGATCTACATCAACCGAGTGCGCGACTGGTCCGCCGAGAATCTCGACCTGCGCGGCTTCGCCTCCCCCATCGCGGTCCGCAACCTGCGCAACGACATTCCCGACCAGGCGGTCGAGGTCCTGCTCGAGGTGGCGGCCGAGAACGCCCACATCTTCCGCCGCTACTTCCGCATGAAGGCCGGCTGGCTCGGGCTCGAGCGCCTGCGTCGCTACGATCTCTACGCCCCGATCACACCGTCCGACCGCGAGATCTCCTACCAGGACGCGGTGAGCTCCGTGCTGGCGACCTTCCGCCAGTTCCACCCCACCGTCGCCGACCTGGCGGAGCGCGTCTTCCGCGACAACCACATCGACAGCGAGATTCGCAAAGGCAAGCGTGGCGGCGCCTTCTGCTCCACCGTTCTGCCGCGCTTCACCCCATGGGTGCTGGTCAACTACAACGGCCGGGTGCGCGACGTCGCCACCCTCGCCCACGAGCTCGGCCACGCCGTCCACAGCATGCTGGCGGAGCACCACTCGTGCTTCACCCAGCACGCCTCCTTGCCGCTGGCGGAGACCGCCTCGGTATTCGCCGAGATGCTGATGACGGACCGCCTGCTGCGTGCCGAGCAGGACCCCCTGGCCCGCCGCGAGCTATTGGCTTCGGCCCTCGATGACTTCTATGCCACGGTGATGCGCCAGGCCTACTTCGTTCGCTTCGAGATCGCCGCCCACGAGGCGGTCCGGTCGGGGGCTTCCGTCGACGAGCTCAACAACCTCTACATGGCGGGGCTCGAGCACCAGTTCGGCGACAGCATCGAGGTGGCGTCGGAGTTCCAGTACGAGTGGCTGAGCATTCCCCACATTTTCCACACGCCCTTCTACTGTTATGCCTACAGCTTCGGGCAGCTGCTGGTGCTCTCTCTCTACCGGCGCTATCTCGAAGAGGGCGAGGCCTTCAAGCCCGGCTACCTCAAGCTGCTGTCCTACGGCGGCTCGGCGCGACCGGAGGAAATCCTGACGGAGGCCGGCATCGACATGACCGATGCCGATTTCTGGCGCGGAGGATTCCGTCTGGTGGAGGACCGGGTCGACGAGCTGGCCGCCCTCGAAAGCTGA
- a CDS encoding VOC family protein produces the protein MSEGFRVEQIDHVEMFVPDRQEAADWYGRVLGFEILEDFRDWAEPTAGPLMVSSDGGVTKLALFVGDAPGKRVVAGFRRVAFRVAGEAFLEFLKRLPELALRDAEGRPVSAGDVSDHCKAWSIYFSDPWGHRLEITTYDAVLVRLALKASSA, from the coding sequence ATGAGCGAGGGCTTCCGGGTCGAGCAGATCGACCATGTGGAGATGTTCGTTCCGGACCGGCAAGAGGCCGCCGACTGGTATGGCCGAGTGCTCGGCTTCGAGATCCTCGAGGACTTCCGTGACTGGGCCGAGCCCACCGCCGGTCCGCTGATGGTCTCGAGCGATGGTGGGGTCACCAAGCTCGCCCTGTTCGTCGGCGATGCGCCCGGAAAGCGTGTTGTCGCCGGTTTTCGGCGCGTCGCGTTCCGAGTTGCCGGCGAAGCCTTTCTCGAATTCTTGAAACGTCTTCCTGAGCTCGCGCTGCGCGATGCCGAAGGGCGGCCGGTGTCCGCCGGTGACGTCAGCGACCACTGCAAGGCTTGGTCCATCTACTTCAGCGACCCTTGGGGTCACCGGCTCGAGATCACCACCTATGACGCGGTGCTGGTGCGGCTGGCCCTGAAAGCTTCATCGGCTTGA
- a CDS encoding LytTR family DNA-binding domain-containing protein encodes MSGLRILIVEDEGRAAQRLVRLVHELAEDRVASLQVIDNLFAAEDRLAESPPDLLLLDLNLGGADGFELLLTAVAGAFHTIVVSAHAERAVEAFEHGVLDFVPKPYSRQRLARALERALGRDRSPTPARLLAIRKPGRIELIKIAEVSHLKAAGDYVEVTTEGGERHLHDKSLDRLASLLPARFVRIHRSWMVDLERLERVDVYPGGRYEARLRDGTTMPVSRSRWPELRRRMEGESSR; translated from the coding sequence ATGAGCGGCCTGCGGATCCTGATCGTCGAAGACGAGGGCCGCGCCGCTCAGCGCTTGGTGCGCCTGGTGCATGAGCTCGCCGAAGACCGGGTGGCATCGCTCCAGGTCATCGACAATTTGTTTGCGGCCGAGGATCGCCTCGCCGAGTCACCGCCGGATCTCCTGTTGCTCGATCTCAACCTCGGCGGGGCCGACGGCTTCGAGTTGCTGCTCACCGCCGTCGCCGGGGCCTTCCACACCATCGTGGTGTCGGCCCATGCCGAGCGCGCCGTGGAAGCCTTCGAGCACGGCGTTCTCGACTTCGTGCCCAAACCCTATTCTCGCCAGCGTTTGGCACGCGCCCTCGAACGAGCCCTCGGTCGGGATCGAAGTCCCACGCCGGCGCGCCTCCTGGCGATTCGCAAGCCGGGTCGAATCGAGCTGATCAAGATTGCCGAAGTCTCCCACCTGAAGGCTGCGGGAGACTACGTCGAGGTGACCACCGAGGGCGGTGAGCGGCATCTCCACGACAAGAGCCTCGACCGCCTGGCGAGCTTGCTGCCGGCGCGCTTCGTGCGCATCCATCGCTCCTGGATGGTCGACCTCGAACGCCTCGAGCGAGTCGACGTCTACCCCGGCGGTCGCTACGAGGCCCGCTTGCGCGACGGTACGACCATGCCCGTCAGCCGCTCCCGTTGGCCCGAGCTGCGGCGACGGATGGAAGGGGAATCAAGCCGATGA
- a CDS encoding methylated-DNA--[protein]-cysteine S-methyltransferase — translation MEPLAEGRIETPLGPMVALADDDRLYLLEFADRAVLQSQIRRLVRLTGRQHRPGDSPVFDRLSKELEEYFGGRRRTFSVPLAMPGTAFQRSVWEQLLAIPPGRTSTYGEIARHLGKPQATRAVGKANGDNRLTILVPCHRLVGQNGSLTGYGGGLWRKRFLLEHESKPR, via the coding sequence ATGGAGCCCCTCGCCGAGGGCCGCATTGAAACGCCCCTCGGTCCGATGGTGGCACTCGCCGACGACGACCGGCTCTATCTATTGGAGTTTGCGGACCGCGCCGTTCTGCAAAGCCAAATTCGCCGCCTCGTCCGACTCACGGGCCGCCAGCATCGACCGGGCGACAGCCCGGTCTTCGACCGCCTTTCGAAGGAGCTGGAGGAATACTTCGGCGGCCGGCGGCGGACCTTCTCGGTGCCCCTCGCGATGCCCGGCACCGCCTTCCAGCGCTCCGTCTGGGAGCAGCTCCTCGCCATTCCGCCGGGGCGAACCAGCACCTACGGCGAGATCGCGCGACACCTCGGCAAGCCGCAAGCGACCCGCGCCGTGGGCAAGGCCAACGGCGACAATCGCCTGACCATCCTGGTGCCCTGCCATCGCCTGGTGGGACAGAACGGCAGCCTGACCGGCTACGGCGGCGGTCTGTGGCGCAAGCGCTTCCTCCTCGAGCACGAGAGCAAGCCGAGGTAA
- a CDS encoding GNAT family N-acetyltransferase → MIRPARSSDCRRLIELRLAVKENVLTDPSWLTEAIVDEAVGRLGRGWVWEETGEIRGFSIVLERGPEIWALFVEPEFEGRGIGRALLRVAVDWAWRQGAERIKLSTDPQTRAATFYRRQGWQEVGKNAQGEVILVLRRPPDQGIDDSGVNRSS, encoded by the coding sequence GTGATCCGGCCGGCCCGCAGCAGCGACTGCCGCCGCCTGATCGAGCTGCGCCTGGCGGTCAAGGAAAACGTCCTGACGGATCCCAGCTGGCTCACCGAAGCGATCGTCGATGAGGCGGTGGGCCGCCTCGGCCGAGGCTGGGTGTGGGAGGAAACGGGCGAGATCCGGGGCTTCAGCATCGTGCTCGAGCGCGGACCGGAGATCTGGGCGCTGTTCGTCGAGCCCGAGTTCGAGGGCCGAGGAATCGGCCGTGCCCTGCTGCGGGTCGCCGTCGACTGGGCCTGGCGGCAGGGCGCCGAACGCATCAAGCTGAGCACCGATCCGCAAACCCGCGCCGCCACCTTCTACCGCCGCCAGGGCTGGCAGGAGGTGGGCAAGAACGCCCAGGGCGAGGTGATCCTGGTCCTCCGCCGGCCGCCGGATCAGGGAATCGACGATTCCGGCGTCAACAGGTCGTCATAG
- a CDS encoding class I SAM-dependent methyltransferase: MDIYLLDQLLKGRIRPGMTIFDAGCGGGRNLTYFLAQGYAVRAVDHNAEAVDRLSEVEGRLEVRCEAIEEHSFPRPCADVVIVSAVLHFARDEGHFHAMLAACWEALRPGGLWFSRLASDIGLEGRFVRLEGRRFRLLDGSDRFLVDRPFLMAATDQLGGELLEPLKTTVVDEQRCMTTWVVRKNA; this comes from the coding sequence ATGGATATCTATCTCCTCGACCAACTCCTCAAGGGGCGCATTCGGCCCGGCATGACGATCTTCGACGCCGGCTGCGGCGGTGGGCGAAACCTCACTTACTTCCTCGCCCAGGGCTACGCCGTTCGGGCGGTCGATCACAACGCCGAGGCGGTCGATCGCCTGTCGGAGGTCGAAGGCCGCCTCGAGGTGCGCTGCGAGGCGATCGAGGAGCACTCCTTTCCGCGCCCTTGCGCCGACGTCGTGATCGTCAGCGCTGTGCTGCACTTCGCGCGCGACGAAGGGCACTTTCACGCCATGCTCGCGGCCTGCTGGGAGGCGCTGCGGCCGGGCGGTCTGTGGTTCAGCCGCTTGGCCTCGGACATCGGCCTCGAGGGGCGCTTCGTACGCCTCGAAGGACGCCGCTTCCGCCTCCTCGACGGCTCCGATCGTTTCTTGGTCGACCGTCCCTTCCTGATGGCGGCGACGGACCAGCTCGGTGGCGAGCTGCTCGAACCGCTGAAGACCACGGTGGTGGACGAGCAGCGCTGCATGACCACCTGGGTGGTCCGCAAGAACGCCTGA
- a CDS encoding alpha/beta fold hydrolase has product MFRIRPASLICFLVAPMAWWGWPVIDEGSASAAAAVATAARPGSVAGKGEGEIPRGAIEDTVFEAADGRSVAAEAGWFEVPANRHRGGEERLTLRFVRFPSTADRPGAPIVYLAGGPGGSGIAAARGSRFELFQALRRVADVIAFDQRGTGASDAPEPCSQGWAVPLSEVGSRDVYEAAVRRAVAGCRDEWRRRGVDLDAFTTEESADDLEDLRRFLGVEKLQLWAISYGTHLAMSVMRRHPERIERAVLAGAEGPDHTLKRPGDAEAMLTAFAERPSADGGESALLADLERVLERLEDEPAEVALPSGELARIGPFDLRLLVSAMLRGPETMVQLPPALQAMAAGRFEALGGFLPRLRSGSIATMSAAMDVASGASPARRRLVAEGRSAGHLQGAINFPLGIMLETVPVRDLGESFRAPLESDIPALFISGTFDGRTPVSNAEELLPGFRRGAHLVLAGAGHSDPLFLSSPLILERMETFFGGGSVARRERIEVPFPRAVGGPAEIDDRVLIRRRIEDFVDPFVELAMFDGRVVVDVAGEVVFDRSFGLAHYELGLPHRADTRFRIASVSKTLTDAAVARLVRRGALDPTAPLARYLPDFPNADEIIVAQLLDHSSGIPHSNAQPWGNAKTSLSLDEIVARLAELPLDFPPGENKRYSNGGYAVLAKVMEVAGGGTYDQVLEDTLFEPLGMKDSGHLADARHPVPAMATGYEPGPVPGERRHARFYAVETRPGGGSLYSTTGDLLTFVRAVFREGFLSGEERQRFLGADDGIFSSQGRSPGFVAKVLYDPADDVIVVSLANSYAVPAGWAEAIAELATGSEKAPWEAPEGAVKAAPELNRVAAKDPRIGRYRSSYGGRPVVLERSPEGFLVESDVASDSRPAMIPLGPSAYLQPLYFSRCELEEDSGRIACRMLSGDPRYDDLLTPESSIP; this is encoded by the coding sequence ATGTTTCGAATCCGTCCGGCGTCGCTGATCTGTTTCCTGGTCGCGCCCATGGCTTGGTGGGGGTGGCCGGTGATCGACGAGGGTAGTGCCTCGGCCGCTGCTGCCGTCGCAACCGCTGCGAGGCCCGGCTCGGTCGCCGGCAAGGGCGAAGGGGAGATCCCTCGCGGCGCGATCGAGGACACCGTCTTCGAGGCCGCCGACGGACGTTCGGTGGCGGCGGAGGCGGGTTGGTTCGAGGTGCCGGCGAACCGTCATCGCGGCGGTGAGGAGCGCCTCACGCTGCGCTTCGTGCGCTTTCCGTCGACCGCCGATCGCCCGGGGGCTCCGATCGTTTATCTCGCGGGGGGGCCCGGTGGGAGCGGCATCGCCGCCGCCCGGGGATCCCGCTTCGAGCTCTTCCAGGCGTTGCGACGGGTCGCTGACGTGATCGCCTTCGATCAACGCGGAACCGGTGCCAGCGATGCTCCCGAACCCTGTTCGCAGGGTTGGGCGGTGCCCTTGAGTGAGGTCGGCAGCCGCGACGTCTACGAGGCGGCGGTCCGCCGCGCCGTCGCGGGATGCCGTGACGAATGGCGCCGTCGAGGAGTCGATCTCGACGCCTTCACCACCGAGGAGAGCGCTGACGATCTCGAAGATCTGCGCCGTTTCCTAGGGGTGGAGAAGCTCCAGCTCTGGGCCATCTCCTACGGCACTCATCTGGCGATGAGCGTCATGCGACGGCATCCGGAGAGGATCGAGCGCGCCGTGCTGGCCGGTGCCGAGGGGCCGGATCACACCCTCAAGCGACCGGGCGACGCAGAGGCCATGCTCACCGCCTTCGCCGAGCGCCCGTCGGCGGACGGTGGGGAGTCGGCTCTGCTGGCGGATCTCGAACGGGTGCTGGAGCGCCTGGAGGACGAGCCCGCCGAGGTCGCGCTGCCCAGCGGTGAGCTGGCCCGCATCGGCCCCTTCGACCTTCGCCTGCTGGTTTCGGCGATGCTGCGTGGGCCGGAGACGATGGTGCAGCTACCGCCGGCCCTGCAGGCGATGGCGGCCGGGCGGTTCGAGGCCCTCGGCGGGTTCTTGCCCCGGCTGCGCTCGGGATCGATCGCCACCATGTCGGCGGCCATGGATGTCGCCTCAGGAGCCTCGCCGGCGCGGCGGCGGTTGGTGGCCGAGGGGCGTTCCGCAGGCCACCTGCAGGGTGCGATCAATTTCCCCCTCGGCATCATGCTCGAGACGGTGCCGGTGCGGGATCTCGGCGAGTCCTTTCGCGCTCCTCTCGAGAGCGACATTCCGGCCCTCTTCATCTCGGGGACCTTCGATGGCCGAACGCCGGTCAGCAATGCCGAAGAGCTGCTCCCGGGCTTCCGGCGCGGCGCCCATCTGGTGCTCGCCGGCGCCGGCCACAGCGATCCCCTTTTCCTGTCCTCGCCGCTCATCCTCGAGCGCATGGAGACCTTCTTCGGCGGTGGTTCGGTGGCGCGTCGGGAACGAATCGAAGTGCCCTTCCCGAGGGCCGTCGGCGGGCCGGCCGAGATTGACGATCGGGTGCTGATCCGACGGCGTATCGAAGATTTCGTCGATCCCTTCGTCGAGCTGGCGATGTTCGACGGCCGGGTGGTGGTGGACGTCGCCGGAGAGGTGGTCTTCGATCGCTCCTTCGGCCTGGCCCACTACGAGCTCGGGCTGCCACACCGCGCCGACACGCGCTTTCGTATCGCGTCGGTGTCGAAGACCCTCACGGACGCCGCCGTCGCGCGCCTGGTGCGCCGCGGGGCGCTCGATCCGACGGCGCCCTTGGCGCGCTATCTGCCGGATTTTCCCAACGCCGACGAGATCATTGTCGCCCAGCTCCTCGACCACTCTTCCGGCATTCCGCACAGCAATGCCCAGCCTTGGGGAAACGCCAAAACCTCCCTCAGTCTTGACGAGATCGTGGCGCGCCTCGCGGAGCTGCCCCTCGACTTTCCCCCCGGGGAGAACAAGCGCTACAGCAACGGCGGCTACGCGGTCCTCGCCAAGGTCATGGAAGTGGCCGGCGGCGGCACCTACGATCAGGTCCTGGAGGACACCCTGTTCGAGCCCCTAGGGATGAAGGACTCGGGCCACCTGGCGGATGCCCGCCATCCGGTACCGGCAATGGCGACCGGCTACGAGCCCGGACCGGTACCCGGCGAGCGCCGTCATGCGCGCTTCTATGCCGTCGAGACCCGGCCCGGCGGCGGGTCCCTCTACTCGACCACCGGGGATCTCCTGACCTTCGTGCGGGCGGTGTTCCGCGAGGGCTTCTTGAGCGGCGAGGAGCGACAGCGCTTCCTGGGCGCCGACGATGGCATTTTCTCCAGTCAGGGGCGCTCACCGGGCTTCGTCGCCAAAGTGCTCTACGATCCGGCGGATGACGTCATCGTGGTCAGCCTGGCCAACAGCTACGCCGTTCCGGCCGGCTGGGCGGAGGCCATCGCCGAACTGGCGACGGGGAGCGAGAAGGCTCCTTGGGAGGCCCCCGAAGGAGCGGTGAAGGCGGCTCCGGAGCTCAACCGGGTGGCGGCGAAGGATCCCCGCATCGGGCGCTACCGCAGCTCCTACGGCGGTCGTCCGGTGGTCCTGGAACGCTCACCGGAGGGCTTTCTGGTCGAATCCGATGTCGCCAGCGACTCCCGTCCGGCGATGATCCCCCTCGGACCGTCCGCCTATCTCCAGCCGCTCTATTTCTCGCGCTGCGAGCTCGAGGAGGACAGCGGGCGCATCGCCTGCCGCATGCTGTCGGGAGATCCGCGCTATGACGACCTGTTGACGCCGGAATCGTCGATTCCCTGA